Proteins co-encoded in one Quercus robur chromosome 8, dhQueRobu3.1, whole genome shotgun sequence genomic window:
- the LOC126694247 gene encoding uncharacterized protein LOC126694247 encodes MKQPVPSVVDTSTTLHKISLQGKWEKNWEVEHDPFIQQWANRVNVVRGSDLLDGDDTYLVEYMMWYNRHTRRYITPESAYWELMVRTMIRSIQRCDEGSDMHTDLTFTLELVEELGRLKLANALAEAVDIGTQAPVRGGQRGGSHGGGHRGGGQAGRNRTTESAPIYEEGNKSGAEEAWLGTDWVLSDDDGRTPRCTPGDGAGPSHSVDHQGTVPAHTTSHGASTDYEGPPRMSPPVFSGSAHDGGCIFVPTPGMPTPPLVHVDPTMLAPSQTPHGEAVQIEQIPAEDIEPVEALRRSRHPRAHAPDCGTGDGKIRPVRAYGRKRKDH; translated from the exons ATGAAGCAACCAGTTCCAAGTGTCGTGGATACGTCGACTACCCTTCACAAGATATCCCTTCAGGGTAAATGGGAGAAGAACTGGGAGGTAGAACATGATCCCTTTATTCAGCAATGGGCCAACCGAGTGAATGTAGTTCGCGGGTCCGATCTCCTAGACGGTGATGATACGTACCTCGTTGAGTACATGATGTGGTACAATCGCCACACAAGGCGGTACATAACACCAGAGTCTGCGTATTGGGAACTCATG GTTCGGACGATGATTAGGTCTATACAGAGGTGCGATGAAGGTTCTGACATGCACACTGACCTTACATTTACACTAGAGCTTGTGGAGGAGCTAGGCCGACTTAAATTGGCGAATGCGCTTGCAGAAGCAGTTGACATTGGTACACAGGCCCCAGTTCGTGGCGGGCAACGTGGTGGGTCTCATGGGGGTGGACATCGTGGAGGTGGTCAAGCTGGTCGCAACCGTACGACCGAGTCGGCTCCCATCTACGAGGAAGGGAATAAGTCGGGTGCAGAAGAGGCATGGCTTGGCACTGATTGGGTACTGTCTGATGACGACGGCAGGACACCGCGATGCACGCCTGGCGATGGTGCTGGGCCATCCCATAGCGTCGATCATCAGGGCACTGTTCCAGCCCACACTACATCCCATGGTGCTAGCACGGACTATGAGGGCCCTCCTCGTATGTCGCCCCCAGTTTTCAGTGGATCTGCCCATGATGGTGGATGCATATTTGTCCCCACACCAGGCATGCCTACCCCACCTCTAGTGCATGTGGACCCCACCATGTTAGCTCCATCTCAAACCCCCCACGGAGAGGCTGTACAGATTGAGCAGATACCGGCTGAGGACATTGAGCCGGTGGAGGCTTTGCGGAGATCGCGACACCCGCGTGCGCATGCTCCCGATTGCGGGACCGGTGATG GTAAGATTAGACCTGTCAGGGCATATGGGCGGAAACGAAAAGATCATTAA